From a region of the Sinorhizobium chiapasense genome:
- a CDS encoding RidA family protein encodes MEISTPNAPAAVGPYSQARRHGNLLFVSGQLPLDPVTGTMASEAEAQMRQVLANIEAIVTAAGAKMSDVLKTTVLVTDLSKFKQLNEIYAAAFSKPCPARATYQVAALPMGAQVEIEAIAVIPGETDHACKGSCAAAAL; translated from the coding sequence ATGGAAATCTCAACCCCTAACGCACCCGCAGCTGTCGGTCCCTACAGCCAGGCGAGACGCCATGGAAATCTGCTTTTCGTTTCAGGCCAACTGCCTCTTGACCCCGTGACAGGGACCATGGCGAGCGAGGCGGAAGCGCAGATGCGCCAGGTGCTGGCAAATATTGAAGCGATTGTGACTGCGGCGGGGGCAAAGATGTCCGATGTCCTGAAGACGACCGTGCTCGTGACCGATCTTTCGAAGTTCAAGCAGTTGAACGAGATTTATGCTGCGGCGTTCTCGAAGCCCTGTCCAGCACGAGCGACCTATCAGGTGGCGGCGTTGCCGATGGGCGCTCAAGTTGAAATCGAGGCAATCGCCGTCATTCCAGGTGAAACGGATCATGCTTGTAAGGGGTCCTGCGCCGCGGCGGCCTTGTAA
- a CDS encoding helix-turn-helix transcriptional regulator — MLRSRQNDSDPDFASAPVVGRVETWSSREASFHNHRRHQLIYAIKGVIHVSTQASRWVLPPTRALWICANTDHKLSVARAAEIRVLYIDPKAICAPTSSSCVVVEVTPLVRELISSCAGLSWDYQSGSKEARLCEVLLDQIATLDRSPVDLPVPTDPRGLRIVEILKRDPSSREPLASLAARVGASSRTVERIFVRETHLAFGAWRQRLRLLAALELLAYGEAVTNVALDVGYESASSFVAAFRETFGTTPGRFFN; from the coding sequence ATGTTGCGCTCTCGTCAAAACGACTCCGATCCTGACTTCGCTTCCGCTCCTGTCGTAGGCCGAGTCGAAACCTGGTCCTCGAGAGAAGCATCTTTCCACAATCACCGGCGCCACCAACTGATTTACGCAATAAAAGGTGTGATTCACGTATCGACACAAGCCAGCAGATGGGTGCTTCCTCCCACCCGGGCCTTGTGGATATGCGCAAATACTGACCACAAATTGAGCGTGGCGAGAGCAGCCGAAATCCGCGTTCTTTACATCGACCCAAAGGCTATTTGTGCACCGACCTCATCGTCGTGTGTTGTAGTGGAGGTGACGCCGCTCGTACGTGAGTTGATCTCGTCGTGCGCGGGTCTGTCGTGGGATTACCAGTCAGGTTCGAAGGAAGCTCGGCTTTGCGAGGTTTTGCTCGACCAAATCGCGACGCTCGACCGCTCGCCTGTCGATCTTCCTGTTCCCACTGATCCACGGGGTTTGCGGATAGTGGAAATCCTCAAGCGCGATCCCTCAAGTCGCGAACCACTCGCCTCATTGGCTGCACGAGTGGGCGCGAGTTCAAGAACCGTCGAGCGCATTTTCGTGCGGGAAACCCATCTTGCGTTCGGTGCCTGGCGTCAACGGCTCCGCTTGCTGGCGGCACTTGAACTTCTGGCCTACGGAGAAGCTGTGACCAATGTCGCCCTGGATGTCGGTTACGAGTCCGCCTCCAGTTTTGTAGCAGCGTTCCGCGAAACGTTCGGAACAACACCCGGCCGGTTCTTCAATTGA
- a CDS encoding 1-aminocyclopropane-1-carboxylate deaminase/D-cysteine desulfhydrase codes for MTDQVDLVPLGFFPTPIDNWENLGRELGISLSAKRDDLSGLGGGGNKIRKLQYFLAEAKAEKATILITAGAAQSNHVRQTAAVARKHGMRSLALLRGQLPPNPSGNLLLDELLGAELEFHDRDDFNAIVVDLMLERKAELEASGERAYVIPIGGSSPLGALGYVECAKELREQFDAQRQRHPDYIVVAMGSGGTFAGLVAGCARYLPNTQVLGIVITTASFASRECAASLANDTARLAGVDRRWDAEDLLLNYDHIGPEYGIASKEGNAAIRKVAEAEGVFLDPTYTGKVFAGLIASLGATIPAGSDVIFVHTGGSPALFARG; via the coding sequence ATGACAGATCAAGTTGATTTGGTCCCACTTGGCTTCTTCCCAACCCCGATCGACAACTGGGAAAACCTTGGGCGTGAACTCGGCATTTCGCTCAGCGCGAAGCGGGACGATCTTTCCGGCCTGGGCGGCGGCGGAAACAAAATTAGAAAGCTCCAGTATTTTCTCGCCGAAGCCAAAGCTGAAAAGGCAACCATCCTCATCACGGCGGGGGCCGCGCAATCAAACCATGTTCGGCAAACTGCGGCTGTCGCCAGGAAACATGGCATGCGGTCTTTAGCCCTGCTTCGCGGGCAATTGCCGCCGAACCCCTCGGGAAACCTGCTTCTCGATGAACTTTTGGGCGCGGAGTTGGAATTTCACGATCGTGACGACTTCAACGCCATCGTCGTGGACCTTATGCTGGAGCGCAAGGCAGAACTGGAGGCCTCAGGCGAGCGTGCCTATGTCATCCCGATTGGCGGTTCGAGTCCCTTGGGAGCGCTTGGTTACGTGGAGTGCGCCAAAGAGCTGCGAGAGCAGTTCGATGCGCAACGACAAAGACATCCGGACTACATCGTCGTCGCAATGGGCTCGGGTGGCACGTTCGCGGGCCTTGTCGCAGGATGCGCGCGATATCTGCCCAACACTCAGGTTCTCGGCATCGTTATTACGACTGCGTCCTTTGCATCGCGCGAATGCGCGGCCTCGTTGGCAAATGACACTGCTCGCCTTGCCGGTGTCGATCGGCGCTGGGATGCGGAAGATTTGTTGCTGAATTATGATCATATCGGACCGGAATACGGGATCGCCAGCAAAGAAGGAAATGCTGCAATCCGCAAGGTGGCAGAAGCCGAAGGGGTTTTTCTGGATCCTACATATACGGGAAAGGTCTTCGCTGGTTTGATCGCATCCCTCGGGGCGACGATCCCGGCAGGCAGTGATGTGATTTTCGTGCATACAGGGGGAAGCCCAGCCCTTTTCGCACGGGGTTAA